A window of the Parvularcula bermudensis HTCC2503 genome harbors these coding sequences:
- a CDS encoding SulP family inorganic anion transporter, whose protein sequence is MIQSGFAALADRLSAVTRTRPSDLDSGQIRIELLSGLTVALALVPEAVAFAFVAGVHPLVGLYAAFMVGLITAIFGGRPGMISGATGALAVVMVSLVAEHGVEYLFATVILMGVLQIVVGALRWGKFIRLVPHPVMLGFVNGLAIVIFMAQLGQFQVPGTAEASGHGMSGGEWLSGLPLAIMLGLVGLTMVIIWGLPKLTTVIPAPLAGIGITAILVILVGIETPRVGDLASIEGGLPSFHIPAVPFTWETLEIILPYAVVLGLIGLIESLLTLNLVGEITQQRGGASKECVAQGMANTATGLFGGMGGCAMIGQSMINVRSGGRMRLSGIAAALFLLSFILFAAPLIEQIPLAALVGVMFMVVIGTFAWHSFRILPKIPRTDALVVVLVTVVTVWQDLAVAVVVGVIVSALAYAWNNARRMHANIVDQPTGRVYKLEGPLFFGSADGFRDLFTPQDDPENVVIDFARSRVVDGSALQAIEDVAAKYEAAGKHLQLRHLSHDCHQLLRKAEQLIVDADDDPEYGIAVDYSVRTGAMGGGH, encoded by the coding sequence ATGATCCAATCCGGCTTTGCCGCCTTGGCCGATCGGCTGTCCGCCGTCACCCGCACCCGTCCGAGCGATCTGGATTCTGGCCAGATCCGGATCGAACTCCTATCGGGCCTGACCGTGGCCCTGGCCCTGGTGCCCGAGGCCGTGGCCTTTGCCTTTGTGGCGGGGGTCCATCCCCTGGTGGGGCTTTATGCGGCGTTCATGGTGGGCTTGATCACCGCCATTTTCGGCGGCCGCCCCGGCATGATCTCCGGGGCAACAGGCGCCCTGGCCGTGGTCATGGTGAGCCTGGTGGCAGAGCATGGCGTAGAATATCTGTTCGCGACCGTCATTTTGATGGGCGTATTACAGATCGTCGTCGGCGCTTTGCGCTGGGGGAAATTCATCAGGCTGGTCCCCCATCCTGTTATGCTCGGCTTTGTGAACGGCCTCGCCATCGTGATCTTCATGGCGCAGTTGGGCCAGTTCCAAGTTCCCGGCACCGCCGAAGCCTCCGGTCACGGCATGTCCGGGGGGGAGTGGCTGTCCGGCCTGCCGCTGGCCATCATGCTCGGCCTGGTGGGCCTGACCATGGTCATCATTTGGGGATTGCCGAAATTGACCACAGTGATCCCGGCCCCTTTGGCGGGCATCGGCATAACCGCCATTCTGGTCATCCTGGTCGGCATTGAGACGCCGCGGGTGGGGGATTTGGCCTCCATCGAGGGGGGCCTGCCAAGCTTTCACATTCCCGCTGTCCCCTTCACGTGGGAGACGCTCGAAATCATCCTGCCCTATGCCGTGGTGCTTGGCCTGATCGGCCTCATTGAGAGCCTTCTGACCCTCAATCTGGTGGGGGAGATCACCCAGCAGCGGGGCGGTGCGTCGAAAGAATGCGTCGCCCAGGGCATGGCGAACACCGCCACCGGATTGTTCGGCGGCATGGGCGGCTGCGCCATGATCGGGCAGTCGATGATCAATGTCCGCTCCGGGGGCCGGATGCGGCTGTCCGGGATCGCCGCAGCCCTCTTTTTGTTGTCATTCATCCTCTTCGCAGCACCGCTCATCGAGCAAATCCCCCTCGCCGCGCTGGTGGGCGTCATGTTCATGGTGGTTATCGGCACCTTTGCCTGGCACAGCTTCCGTATCCTGCCGAAAATTCCCAGAACCGACGCCTTGGTGGTGGTGCTCGTCACGGTCGTCACCGTGTGGCAGGATTTGGCCGTGGCCGTGGTGGTGGGGGTGATCGTTTCGGCCCTCGCCTATGCCTGGAATAATGCCCGCCGGATGCACGCCAACATCGTCGATCAGCCGACGGGCAGGGTCTATAAACTGGAGGGGCCGCTGTTCTTTGGATCGGCCGACGGTTTTCGGGATCTTTTCACCCCACAGGACGATCCTGAAAATGTTGTGATTGATTTCGCCCGGAGCCGTGTCGTCGACGGCTCGGCGTTACAAGCGATCGAAGATGTCGCCGCGAAATACGAGGCGGCGGGCAAGCACCTGCAGCTCCGCCATCTCTCCCATGATTGCCATCAATTGTTGCGCAAGGCGGAGCAATTGATCGTGGATGCCGATGACGACCCCGAATACGGGATCGCTGTCGATTATTCGGTCAGGACCGGCGCCATGGGCGGCGGCCACTGA